The Papaver somniferum cultivar HN1 chromosome 3, ASM357369v1, whole genome shotgun sequence genome includes a region encoding these proteins:
- the LOC113360808 gene encoding probable purine permease 22 has protein sequence MSIDDDSVEEGGMIEKSNHNPTHEDSSSSKVMKWGLLILSCTFNLVGFTVGPILNRLYGVIIIGCVLLGIRRAGDRLPGVTNSQYLVGFFVTLASAATLGFILQVPQLDLMLIGRVGIIFCTSSLFAGVMSTVFLPISQIAAVLTFHDSFPAEKEMALVLTLWGFTSYFYGSYKTTRRQKSATMR, from the exons ATGAGCATAGACGACGACAGTGTTGAAGAAGGGGGAATGATAGAGAAAAGCAATCATAATCCTACTCATGAGGATTCATCTTCATCAAAGGTAATGAAATGGGGATTACTCATACTAAGCTGCACATTTAATCTTGTAGGATTTACAGTAGGACCTATACTGAATAGACTCTATGGTG TGATCATAATTGGTTGTGTACTGCTTGGTATAAGAAGGGCAGGTGACCGTCTCCCTGGTGTTACAAATTCTCAGTACTTGGTGGGTTTCTTTGTAACTTTAGCTTCGGCTGCAACTTTAGGATTCATTCTA CAAGTTCCTCAATTGGAT CTAATGCTTATCGGAAGAGTGGGGATTATATTTTGTACCTCATCTCTCTTTGCTGGAGTCATGAGTACGGTATTTCTTCCCATCTCTCAGATTGCTGCCGTGTTAACGTTTCATGATAGTTTTCCAGCAGAAAAAGAGATGGCCTTGGTTCTAACCCTTTGGGGCTTCACTTCTTACTTCTATGGCTCCTACAAGACGACCAGAAGACAAAAATCGGCAACCATGCGATAA